In Prochlorococcus marinus CUG1435, the genomic window ATAAAGTAGAAATGTTTTCTCGTAATGGGAAACAATTCCATAATTTTGGTCATATTATCTCAGAAATAGAAAACGTCTTAAAAGAAGATCCTGCACCTCATGACTTAGTCCTAGATGGTGAAGTAATGAGCGCTAACTTTCAGGATTTAATGAAACAGGTTCATAGAAAAGATGGCAAACAAACAAAAGACGCAGTTCTACATCTATTTGACTTATGTCCCCTTGAAGACTTCCAAAAAGGGCGATGGAACACTAGTCAAACAGCAAGAAGTTTATTAGTAAAAGAATGGGTAGCTAAACATTCTTTACTTCTTAGACATATAAAAACACTTGACTGGGAAAATGTAGACCTCGACACCAATGAGGGACAGAAAAGATTTGTAGAGCTGAATAAATCTGCTGTGGAGGGTGGATATGAAGGAGTAATGATTAAAGATCCTGATGCAATGTATGAATGTAAAAGAACACACAGTTGGTTAAAAGCAAAACCTTTCATTGAAGTCACTTTAAAGGTTGTATCTGTTGAGGAAGGCACAGGTCGCAATAAAGGTAGACTAGGAGCTGTACTAGTAGAAGGTGAAGATGATGGGCATGAATACAGTCTTAGTTGTGGAAGCGGATTTAGTGATATCCAACGTGAAGAATATTGGTCAAAACGGAATCAACTGATTGGTCAACTTGTAGAAATCAGGGCTGATGCTAAAACTAAATCCAAGGATGCGGTGACTTTTAGTCTGAGGTTTCCTAGATTCAAATGCTTTAGAGGATTTAAAGCTGGAGAAAAAGTTTAAATTTTAAAAAATAGTATTCCACAAAGTAGTCTATGAAGAATGTGGTTTTTAAGTAAAAAAACTAAAAATCTTGTCTATAAAATGTAAGAATAATCATCAGGACTTTAAGAGAGACTTATGACAAAGAAAAAAGTTTTCAACTTCATAAAAACACCTTGTGGACAAGCAAAATATATCGAATTAGAAGCCAACAAAACTCTACTAGGTAAATTTAGGCTTTTGTGGTTTATCTTAATTGCATCTATTAGAGATTGGAATATTAAAGAGTAAATTCTTAGAATTTTTCAAAATATTCCCTGGAATATTTAGCTGAGAAATATACAACTAAAAAAGTTGAAATAATTCCAACAATAGTCATATATAAATTATTTGGTGATTGGACATTTTTTAGCTCCTGGATATTTTTTGCCAAACTACCTATTGAGCAATAAAGAAAAGTTCCTGGAATTATTCCAAAAAGACCAATAGCGAAATCTCGAAATTTAACATTATTCAAACCATAAAAATAATTAAGAATACTAAAAGGAAATATCGGAGATAATCTT contains:
- a CDS encoding ATP-dependent DNA ligase — its product is MFKEEIINQLELHPSRLDKEKIISEAMEDGLDDFFEGIRMALDPLVTFGVKIVPEKENEKSQNFLWKDFRELANKLIQRELTGHAARDAILTAMESATKEEWNGFYRRVLIKDLRCGVSEKTINKIAKKFPKYAIPIFSCPLAHDSANHEKKMIGKKQIEIKLDGVRVLTIIRKNKVEMFSRNGKQFHNFGHIISEIENVLKEDPAPHDLVLDGEVMSANFQDLMKQVHRKDGKQTKDAVLHLFDLCPLEDFQKGRWNTSQTARSLLVKEWVAKHSLLLRHIKTLDWENVDLDTNEGQKRFVELNKSAVEGGYEGVMIKDPDAMYECKRTHSWLKAKPFIEVTLKVVSVEEGTGRNKGRLGAVLVEGEDDGHEYSLSCGSGFSDIQREEYWSKRNQLIGQLVEIRADAKTKSKDAVTFSLRFPRFKCFRGFKAGEKV